In Kryptolebias marmoratus isolate JLee-2015 linkage group LG20, ASM164957v2, whole genome shotgun sequence, a genomic segment contains:
- the usp14 gene encoding ubiquitin carboxyl-terminal hydrolase 14, giving the protein MPVFTVNVKWGKEKFDAVELNTEEPPMVFKAQLFALTGVQPDRQKVMVKGGTLKDDEWGNIKLKNGMTLLMMGSADALPEEPAVRPMFVEDMTEEQLASAMELPCGLTNLGNTCYMNATVQCLRSVPELKTALRKYSGALRSSGANAPAQYITAALRDLYETMDKTSSSLPPIILLQFLHMAFPQFAEKGDQGQYLQQDANECWLQMVRVLQQKLEPLEPETAMETESETGAASASSKKNFIDQYFGVEFETTMKCTEAEEEEPIKGKESQLQLSCFINQEVKYLATGLRLRLQEEITKMSPSLNRNAQYVKSSKLSRLPAYLTVQMVRFFYKEKESVNAKVLKDVKFPLMLDVYELCTSELQEKMLPIRSKFKDMEDKKLEKQQQKLVKKPDAGKEVKYEPFSFADDLGSNNSGYYDLQAVLTHQGRSSSSGHYVGWVKRKEEEWIKFDDDKVSVVSPEDILRLSGGGDWHIAYVLLYGPRRLELLEDEQ; this is encoded by the exons ATGCCGGTGTTTACAG TCAATGTGAAATGGGGCAAAGAGAAGTTTGATGCAGTAGAGCTGAACACCGAGGAACCACCCATGGTTTTCAAGGCGCAGCTCTTTGCCCTGACTGGAGTTCAGCCAGACAGACAGAAGGTTATGGTGAAGGGAGGCACTCTGAAG GATGATGAGTGGGGAAAcattaaattgaaaaat GGAATGACTCTGCTGATGATGGGCTCTGCAGACGCCCTGCCTGAGGAGCCTGCTGTCCGACCCATGTTTGTAGAGGATATGACTGAGGAGCAGCTGGCCTCAGCG ATGGAGCTCCCTTGTGGTTTGACAAACCTGGGCAACACGTGCTACATGAACGCCACGGTGCAGTGTCTCCGCTCCGTGCCAGAGCTTAAAACTGCACTCAGGAA GTATTCAGGTGCTCTGCGATCCTCGGGGGCAAACGCACCTGCACAATACATCACAGCTG CTCTTCGTGATTTATATGAGACCATGGACAAGACCTCTTCCAGCCTCCCACCCAttattttgctgcagtttcTTCACATGGCCTTTCCACAGTTCGCTGAGAAGGGAGACCAAGGGCAGTACCTCCAGCAG GATGCTAACGAGTGCTGGCTTCAGATGGTGAGAGTGCTTCAACAAAAGTTAGAACCACTTGAGCCAGAGACTGCCATGGag ACTGAATCTGAGACCGGAGCTGCCTCTGCCTCTTCAAAGAAGAACTTCATTGACCAGTATTTTGGTGTAGAATTTGAAACTAC CATGAAATGCACAgaggctgaggaagaggagccaaTAAAGGGCAAGGAAAGCCAgcttcagctcagctgtttCATCAACCAGGAGGTCAAATACCTGGCTACAGGGCTAAGACTG AGGCTGCAAGAAGAGatcacaaaaatgtctccatcCTTGAACAGAAATGCTCAGTATGTAAAATCT TCCAAACTTAGCCGTCTCCCTGCCTACTTGACCGTTCAGATGGTCAGGTTTTTCTACAAAGAGAAAGAATCCGTCAACGCTAAAGTTCTAAAG GATGTCAAGTTCCCACTCATGTTGGATGTCTATGAGCTGTGcacctctgagctgcaggagaaaatgTTGCCAATTAGGTCAAAGTTTAAAGACATGGAGgacaagaagctggagaaacagcAACAGAAG TTGGTGAAGAAGCCAGACGCAGGAAAAGAAGTGAAATATGAGCCTTTCTCTTTTGCAGACG ATCTCGGTTCAAACAACAGCGGCTACTACGACCTGCAGGCTGTGCTGACTCACCAAGGTCGCTCCAGCTCATCGGGTCACTACGTGGGCTGGGTCAAGAGGAAAGAAG AAGAGTGGATCAAGTTTGACGACGACAAAGTGAGCGTGGTGTCCCCTGAGGACATCCTGCGCCTGTCAGGGGGCGGAGACTGGCATATAGCATATGTTCTACTCTACGGGCCCCGCCGGCTGGAACTACTTGAAGACGAACAGTAG
- the rock1 gene encoding rho-associated protein kinase 1 isoform X2 — MSSAESMEARFEKIDAMLQNPQSEINTDCLLDGLDALVHDLDFPALRKNKSIDNFLNRYEETIKKIRSLRMKADDYEVVKVIGRGAFGEVQLVRHKATRKVYAMKLLSKFEMIKRSDSAFFWEERDIMAFANSSWVVQLFFAFQDNRYLYMVMEYMPGGDLVNLMSNYDVPEKWARFYTAEVVLALDGIHSMGFIHRDVKPDNMLLDKTGHLKLADFGTCMKMKEDGMVRCDTAVGTPDYISPEVLKSQGGDGYYGRECDWWSVGVFLYEMLVGDTPFYADSLVGTYSKIMNHKNALTFPDDSDISNDAKNLICAFLTDREVRLGRNGVDEIKRHPFFKNDQWTFESIRDTAAPVVPELSSDIDTSNFDDIEEDRGEEETFPIPKAFVGNQLPFVGFTYYSNELTSRRSTSTKSSDKHSSSTKEDKSRLESLQKQVYQLEEQLHNEMQLKDELEQKCRTSNAKIEKIMKELDEEANMRKSVDASVSLLEKDKIMMQHRFTEYQRKADQEAEKRRNLENEVSTLKEQLEDMKKISQNSQASNDKIVQLQSQLDEANALLRAESDTVARLRKNNTELTNSSNHLESVNRELQERSRAGDAVKAQLEKELLLLQSTLDSERRNYSQGSEEMRELQARLSGLQEDNKNLKLSLSKAEAERKLAQERSNNLEKEKNSVEIDLNYKLKTFQQRLEQEQTEHRVTRAQLTDKYESIEEAKSAAMNAVQQKVAEETGARMRAESRVLEVEKQCSMLEFDLKQSVQKMEQLMKQRERLEDEVKNLQIQLEQESSKRVLVQSDLKGRMQDVDRLRCSEKQLKQEINTALESKRSLEFQLAQLTKQYRGNEGQMRELQDQLEAEQYFSTLYKTQVKELKEEIEDRNRQVQEAHKRVQDLLGERDSLSAQLDLTVTKAESERLARGLQEEQYCELIQENKRAAARHKQEVGEKEATIARLEESNKTLTKDVENLSKDKAELTEKLRVQEEEYEANREELTNSIKASYEKALSTERTLKIQAVNKLAEIMNRKDMKLDQKKKGSTADLRKKEKENRKLQLELNQEKDKFNHMAIKYQKELNEMQAQLAEECTNRNDLQMQLDSKESDIEQLREKLNDLQQRMENSSITSLQADETDSNIAESRLEGWLSIPNRANIKRYGWKKQYVVVSSKKILFYNDEQDKEQSNPSMVLDIDKLFHVRPVTQGDVYRADTEEIPRIFQILYANEGECRKDADIVDAIPQGDKTNCFPHKGHEFIPTLYHFPSNCDGCSKPLWHVFKPPPALECRRCHEKCHKDHLDKKEDIMRPCKVNYDVTSARDLLLLALTQEEQKKWIGHLGKKIPKTPPPFTRASPRSMSSRSGPNQSFRKNPKGNTGKLS, encoded by the exons ATGTCTTCTGCCGAAAGTATGGAGGCTCGATTTGAAAAAATCGATGCCATGTTGCAAAACCcccagtcagaaataaacacgGATTGTCTACTG gaTGGCTTGGACGCTCTGGTGCATGACCTTGACTTCCCTGCcctgaggaaaaacaagagCATTGACAACTTCTTGAATAGAT ATGaagaaaccattaaaaaaatccGCAGTCTACGAATGAAAGCAGACGACTATGAGGTGGTTAAAGTTATTGGAAGAGGTGCATTTGGAGAGGTTCAGCTG GTTAGACACAAAGCCACCCGCAAAGTATACGCCATGAAGCTTCTGAGCAAGTTTGAGATGATTAAGAGGTCAGACTCCGCTTTCTTCTGGGAAGAGAGAGACATCATGGCTTTCGCCAACAGCTCGTGGGTGGTGCAG CTCTTTTTTGCGTTCCAAGATAACCGCTACCTCTACATGGTGATGGAATACATGCCAGGCGGTGACTTGGTTAACTTGATGAGCAACTACGACGTCCCTGAGAAGTGGGCCCGCTTTTACACCGCGGAGGTGGTGCTGGCTCTGGATGGCATCCACTCCATGGGCTTCATTCACAG AGACGTAAAGCCGGATAACATGTTACTGGACAAAACAGGACACCTGAAGCTCGCAGACTTTGGGACCTGCATGAAAATGAAGGAG GACGGCATGGTACGATGCGACACCGCAGTGGGAACTCCGGACTACATTTCACCCGAGGTACTGAAATCTCAAGGAGGAGATGGCTATTATGGCAGGGAGTGTGACTGGTGGTCGGTCGGAGTCTTTCTGTATGAAATGCTTGTCG GCGATACTCCTTTCTATGCAGACTCGTTGGTGGGGACCTACAGCAAAATTATGAACCACAAGAACGCCCTGACCTTCCCGGATGACAGCGACATCTCCAACGATGCCAAGAATCTCATCTGTGCTTTCTTGACTGACAG AGAAGTTCGACTTGGCCGTAACGGCGTAGACGAGATCAAGAGGCATCCTTTCTTCAAGAATGACCAGTGGACGTTTGAGAGCATCCGAGACA CTGCCGCCCCCGTGGTGCCTGAGCTGAGCAGTGACATCGACACCAGTAACTTCGACGACATCGAGGAGGATCGGGGAGAAGAGGAAACCTTTCCCATACCGAAGGCCTTCGTGGGCAACCAGCTCCCCTTTGTCGGCTTCACATATTACAGCAATGAACT CACTTCCCGCCGCTCTACCTCCACAAAGAGCAGCGACAAACACAGCAGTTCCACAAAAGAAGACAAGAGTCGT ctgGAGAGCCTGCAAAAGCAAGTCTACCAATTAGAGGAGCAGCTCCACAATGAAATGCAGCTTAAAGATGAGTTGGAACAGAAATGCAG GACATCAAATGCCAAGATCGAGAAGATTATGAAAGAACTGGATGAAGAg GCGAACATGAGGAAGAGTGTGGATGCTAGCGTGTCTCTGCTGGAGAAGGACAAGATCATGATGCAGCACAGGTTCACTGAGTACCAAAGAAAAGCTGACCAGGAGGCAGAGAAAAGACGCAATCTGGAGAATGAAG TGTCAACTTTGAAGGAGCAGCTTGAAGATATGAAGAAGATCAGTCAGAACTCGCAGGCCTCGAATGACAAGATTGTTCAGCTGCAGAGTCAG CTGGATGAGGCCAACGCCTTGCTGCGCGCTGAGTCGGACACTGTGGCGAgactgagaaaaaacaacactgagcTGACGAATTCGTCGAACCATTTGGAAAGCGTGAACCGCGAACTGCAGGAGAGGAGCCGCGCGGGCGATGCAGTGAAGGCGCAGCTGGAGAAGGAGCTCCTGCTACTTCAGAGCACGCTGGACTCGGAGCGCAGGAACTACAGCCAGGGCTCGGAGGAGATGAGGGAACTGCAAG CAAGACTATCTGGACTGCAAGAggacaacaaaaacctgaagctCAGCCTGTCCAAAGCTGAGGCGGAACGCAAGCTGGCGCAGGAGAGGAGCAACAACCTGGAGAAG GAAAAGAACAGCGTGGAGATAGACCTGAACTACAAGCTGAAGACCTTCCAGCAGCGTCTggagcaggagcagactgagcACAGAGTGACGCGGGCACAGCTCACAGACAAATACGAGTCTATCGAAGAAGCCAAATCAGCTGCCATGAATG CTGTTCAGCAAAAGGTGGCGGAGGAGACTGGAGCGAGGATGAGAGCGGAGAGCCGGGTCCTGGAGGTGGAGAAGCAGTGCTCGATGTTAGAGTTCGACCTTAAGCAGTCCGTGCAGAAAATGGAGCAGTTGATGAAACAAAGGGAGAGGCTGGAAGATGAG GTGAAAAATCTGCAAATACAGCTGGAGCAGGAGTCGAGTAAGCGAGTCCTGGTTCAGAGTGACCTGAAGGGCCGCATGCAGGATGTCGACCGGCTGAGGTGTTCGGAGAAGCAGCTCAAGCAGGAGATCAACACAGCGCTCGAGAGTAAACGCTCTCTGGAGTTCCAGCTGGCGCAGCTGACCAA acaatATAGAGGCAACGAGGGACAGATGAGGGAACTTCAGGACCAACTTGAAGCCGAACAGTATTTTTCT aCACTTTACAAAACTCAGGTCAAGGAACTAAAAGAGGAGATTGAGGACAGGAACCGGCAGGTACAAGAAGCACATAAAAGGGTGCAGGATTTGTTGGGTGAAAG GGACTCGCTGTCTGCTCAGCTGGATCTGACGGTAACCAAGGCCGAGTCCGAGCGGCTGGCTCGGGGCCTTCAGGAGGAGCAGTACTGCGAGCTCATCCAGGAGAACAAGAGAGCAGCAGCCAGACACAAGCAGGAGGTCGGGGAAAAGGAGGCAACTATTGCTCGG CTTGAGGAATCCAACAAAACTTTAACCAAAGACGTCGAGAACCTCAGCAAAGACAAAGCGGAGTTAACTGAGAAGCTTCGTGTTCAGGAGGAAG AATACGAAGCAAACAGGGAAGAGCTTACAAATTCAATCAAAGCCAGCTACGAGAAGGCCCTCAGTACAGAACGGACTCTGAAGATTCAG GCGGTGAACAAACTGGCAGAGATTATGAATCGTAAAGACATGAAACTCgaccagaagaagaagggcAGTACGGCGGATCtgaggaagaaggagaaggagaaccGCAAGCTTCAGCTGGAGCTCAATCAGGAGAAAGACAAGTTTAACCACATGGCCATCAAGTACCAGAAAGAGCTCAACGAGATGCAGGCG CAACTTGCGGAGGAGTGCACGAATCGCAACGATCTGCAGATGCAGCTGGACAGCAAGGAGAGCGACATCGAGCAGCTCCGGGAGAAGCTGAACGATCTGCAGCAACGAATGGAGAACTCGAGCATCACCAGCTTGCAGGCGGACGAAACCGACAGCAATATTGCAG AATCCAGACTGGAGGGTTGGCTGTCCATTCCTAATCGAGCTAATATCAAGCGATATGGATGGAAGAAACAG TATGTGGTGGTGAGCAGCAAGAAGATTCTGTTCTACAACGACGAGCAGGACAAAGAGCAGTCAAACCCCTCCATGGTACTTGATATCGA TAAACTGTTTCATGTGAGACCGGTCACACAAGGAGACGTGTACAGAGCTGATACGGAAGAGATTCCCAGGATATTCCAG ATCCTGTATGCCAACGAGGGAGAGTGCAGGAAAGACGCGGACATAGTGGACGCCATCCCTCAGGGCGACAAAACCAACTGTTTCCCACACAAAGGCCACGAGTTCATCCCCACGCTATATCACTTCCCCTCCAACTGCGACGGCTGCTCCAAGCCCCTGTGGCACGTCTTCAAGCCGCCTCCGGCCCTGGAGTGCCGCCGCTGCCACGAGAAGTGCCACAAGGACCACCTGGACAAAAAGGAGGATATTATGAGACCTTGCAAAG TAAACTACGACGTGACCTCTGCCCGGGACTTGCTCCTGCTGGCCCTGACCCAAGAAGAGCAGAAGAAATGGATCGGCCATCTTGGAAAAAAGATTCCCAAAACCCCACCACCCTTCACTAGAGCCTCTCCTCGTTCCATGTCCTCTCGCTCTGGACCCAACCAGTCCTTCCGCAAGAACCCCAAAGGCAATACAGGAAAGCTGAG ctAA
- the rock1 gene encoding rho-associated protein kinase 1 isoform X1 has product MSSAESMEARFEKIDAMLQNPQSEINTDCLLDGLDALVHDLDFPALRKNKSIDNFLNRYEETIKKIRSLRMKADDYEVVKVIGRGAFGEVQLVRHKATRKVYAMKLLSKFEMIKRSDSAFFWEERDIMAFANSSWVVQLFFAFQDNRYLYMVMEYMPGGDLVNLMSNYDVPEKWARFYTAEVVLALDGIHSMGFIHRDVKPDNMLLDKTGHLKLADFGTCMKMKEDGMVRCDTAVGTPDYISPEVLKSQGGDGYYGRECDWWSVGVFLYEMLVGDTPFYADSLVGTYSKIMNHKNALTFPDDSDISNDAKNLICAFLTDREVRLGRNGVDEIKRHPFFKNDQWTFESIRDTAAPVVPELSSDIDTSNFDDIEEDRGEEETFPIPKAFVGNQLPFVGFTYYSNELTSRRSTSTKSSDKHSSSTKEDKSRLESLQKQVYQLEEQLHNEMQLKDELEQKCRTSNAKIEKIMKELDEEANMRKSVDASVSLLEKDKIMMQHRFTEYQRKADQEAEKRRNLENEVSTLKEQLEDMKKISQNSQASNDKIVQLQSQLDEANALLRAESDTVARLRKNNTELTNSSNHLESVNRELQERSRAGDAVKAQLEKELLLLQSTLDSERRNYSQGSEEMRELQARLSGLQEDNKNLKLSLSKAEAERKLAQERSNNLEKEKNSVEIDLNYKLKTFQQRLEQEQTEHRVTRAQLTDKYESIEEAKSAAMNAVQQKVAEETGARMRAESRVLEVEKQCSMLEFDLKQSVQKMEQLMKQRERLEDEVKNLQIQLEQESSKRVLVQSDLKGRMQDVDRLRCSEKQLKQEINTALESKRSLEFQLAQLTKQYRGNEGQMRELQDQLEAEQYFSTLYKTQVKELKEEIEDRNRQVQEAHKRVQDLLGERDSLSAQLDLTVTKAESERLARGLQEEQYCELIQENKRAAARHKQEVGEKEATIARLEESNKTLTKDVENLSKDKAELTEKLRVQEEEYEANREELTNSIKASYEKALSTERTLKIQAVNKLAEIMNRKDMKLDQKKKGSTADLRKKEKENRKLQLELNQEKDKFNHMAIKYQKELNEMQAQLAEECTNRNDLQMQLDSKESDIEQLREKLNDLQQRMENSSITSLQADETDSNIAESRLEGWLSIPNRANIKRYGWKKQYVVVSSKKILFYNDEQDKEQSNPSMVLDIDKLFHVRPVTQGDVYRADTEEIPRIFQILYANEGECRKDADIVDAIPQGDKTNCFPHKGHEFIPTLYHFPSNCDGCSKPLWHVFKPPPALECRRCHEKCHKDHLDKKEDIMRPCKVNYDVTSARDLLLLALTQEEQKKWIGHLGKKIPKTPPPFTRASPRSMSSRSGPNQSFRKNPKGNTGKLSRAQSSLQAADTTSSTC; this is encoded by the exons ATGTCTTCTGCCGAAAGTATGGAGGCTCGATTTGAAAAAATCGATGCCATGTTGCAAAACCcccagtcagaaataaacacgGATTGTCTACTG gaTGGCTTGGACGCTCTGGTGCATGACCTTGACTTCCCTGCcctgaggaaaaacaagagCATTGACAACTTCTTGAATAGAT ATGaagaaaccattaaaaaaatccGCAGTCTACGAATGAAAGCAGACGACTATGAGGTGGTTAAAGTTATTGGAAGAGGTGCATTTGGAGAGGTTCAGCTG GTTAGACACAAAGCCACCCGCAAAGTATACGCCATGAAGCTTCTGAGCAAGTTTGAGATGATTAAGAGGTCAGACTCCGCTTTCTTCTGGGAAGAGAGAGACATCATGGCTTTCGCCAACAGCTCGTGGGTGGTGCAG CTCTTTTTTGCGTTCCAAGATAACCGCTACCTCTACATGGTGATGGAATACATGCCAGGCGGTGACTTGGTTAACTTGATGAGCAACTACGACGTCCCTGAGAAGTGGGCCCGCTTTTACACCGCGGAGGTGGTGCTGGCTCTGGATGGCATCCACTCCATGGGCTTCATTCACAG AGACGTAAAGCCGGATAACATGTTACTGGACAAAACAGGACACCTGAAGCTCGCAGACTTTGGGACCTGCATGAAAATGAAGGAG GACGGCATGGTACGATGCGACACCGCAGTGGGAACTCCGGACTACATTTCACCCGAGGTACTGAAATCTCAAGGAGGAGATGGCTATTATGGCAGGGAGTGTGACTGGTGGTCGGTCGGAGTCTTTCTGTATGAAATGCTTGTCG GCGATACTCCTTTCTATGCAGACTCGTTGGTGGGGACCTACAGCAAAATTATGAACCACAAGAACGCCCTGACCTTCCCGGATGACAGCGACATCTCCAACGATGCCAAGAATCTCATCTGTGCTTTCTTGACTGACAG AGAAGTTCGACTTGGCCGTAACGGCGTAGACGAGATCAAGAGGCATCCTTTCTTCAAGAATGACCAGTGGACGTTTGAGAGCATCCGAGACA CTGCCGCCCCCGTGGTGCCTGAGCTGAGCAGTGACATCGACACCAGTAACTTCGACGACATCGAGGAGGATCGGGGAGAAGAGGAAACCTTTCCCATACCGAAGGCCTTCGTGGGCAACCAGCTCCCCTTTGTCGGCTTCACATATTACAGCAATGAACT CACTTCCCGCCGCTCTACCTCCACAAAGAGCAGCGACAAACACAGCAGTTCCACAAAAGAAGACAAGAGTCGT ctgGAGAGCCTGCAAAAGCAAGTCTACCAATTAGAGGAGCAGCTCCACAATGAAATGCAGCTTAAAGATGAGTTGGAACAGAAATGCAG GACATCAAATGCCAAGATCGAGAAGATTATGAAAGAACTGGATGAAGAg GCGAACATGAGGAAGAGTGTGGATGCTAGCGTGTCTCTGCTGGAGAAGGACAAGATCATGATGCAGCACAGGTTCACTGAGTACCAAAGAAAAGCTGACCAGGAGGCAGAGAAAAGACGCAATCTGGAGAATGAAG TGTCAACTTTGAAGGAGCAGCTTGAAGATATGAAGAAGATCAGTCAGAACTCGCAGGCCTCGAATGACAAGATTGTTCAGCTGCAGAGTCAG CTGGATGAGGCCAACGCCTTGCTGCGCGCTGAGTCGGACACTGTGGCGAgactgagaaaaaacaacactgagcTGACGAATTCGTCGAACCATTTGGAAAGCGTGAACCGCGAACTGCAGGAGAGGAGCCGCGCGGGCGATGCAGTGAAGGCGCAGCTGGAGAAGGAGCTCCTGCTACTTCAGAGCACGCTGGACTCGGAGCGCAGGAACTACAGCCAGGGCTCGGAGGAGATGAGGGAACTGCAAG CAAGACTATCTGGACTGCAAGAggacaacaaaaacctgaagctCAGCCTGTCCAAAGCTGAGGCGGAACGCAAGCTGGCGCAGGAGAGGAGCAACAACCTGGAGAAG GAAAAGAACAGCGTGGAGATAGACCTGAACTACAAGCTGAAGACCTTCCAGCAGCGTCTggagcaggagcagactgagcACAGAGTGACGCGGGCACAGCTCACAGACAAATACGAGTCTATCGAAGAAGCCAAATCAGCTGCCATGAATG CTGTTCAGCAAAAGGTGGCGGAGGAGACTGGAGCGAGGATGAGAGCGGAGAGCCGGGTCCTGGAGGTGGAGAAGCAGTGCTCGATGTTAGAGTTCGACCTTAAGCAGTCCGTGCAGAAAATGGAGCAGTTGATGAAACAAAGGGAGAGGCTGGAAGATGAG GTGAAAAATCTGCAAATACAGCTGGAGCAGGAGTCGAGTAAGCGAGTCCTGGTTCAGAGTGACCTGAAGGGCCGCATGCAGGATGTCGACCGGCTGAGGTGTTCGGAGAAGCAGCTCAAGCAGGAGATCAACACAGCGCTCGAGAGTAAACGCTCTCTGGAGTTCCAGCTGGCGCAGCTGACCAA acaatATAGAGGCAACGAGGGACAGATGAGGGAACTTCAGGACCAACTTGAAGCCGAACAGTATTTTTCT aCACTTTACAAAACTCAGGTCAAGGAACTAAAAGAGGAGATTGAGGACAGGAACCGGCAGGTACAAGAAGCACATAAAAGGGTGCAGGATTTGTTGGGTGAAAG GGACTCGCTGTCTGCTCAGCTGGATCTGACGGTAACCAAGGCCGAGTCCGAGCGGCTGGCTCGGGGCCTTCAGGAGGAGCAGTACTGCGAGCTCATCCAGGAGAACAAGAGAGCAGCAGCCAGACACAAGCAGGAGGTCGGGGAAAAGGAGGCAACTATTGCTCGG CTTGAGGAATCCAACAAAACTTTAACCAAAGACGTCGAGAACCTCAGCAAAGACAAAGCGGAGTTAACTGAGAAGCTTCGTGTTCAGGAGGAAG AATACGAAGCAAACAGGGAAGAGCTTACAAATTCAATCAAAGCCAGCTACGAGAAGGCCCTCAGTACAGAACGGACTCTGAAGATTCAG GCGGTGAACAAACTGGCAGAGATTATGAATCGTAAAGACATGAAACTCgaccagaagaagaagggcAGTACGGCGGATCtgaggaagaaggagaaggagaaccGCAAGCTTCAGCTGGAGCTCAATCAGGAGAAAGACAAGTTTAACCACATGGCCATCAAGTACCAGAAAGAGCTCAACGAGATGCAGGCG CAACTTGCGGAGGAGTGCACGAATCGCAACGATCTGCAGATGCAGCTGGACAGCAAGGAGAGCGACATCGAGCAGCTCCGGGAGAAGCTGAACGATCTGCAGCAACGAATGGAGAACTCGAGCATCACCAGCTTGCAGGCGGACGAAACCGACAGCAATATTGCAG AATCCAGACTGGAGGGTTGGCTGTCCATTCCTAATCGAGCTAATATCAAGCGATATGGATGGAAGAAACAG TATGTGGTGGTGAGCAGCAAGAAGATTCTGTTCTACAACGACGAGCAGGACAAAGAGCAGTCAAACCCCTCCATGGTACTTGATATCGA TAAACTGTTTCATGTGAGACCGGTCACACAAGGAGACGTGTACAGAGCTGATACGGAAGAGATTCCCAGGATATTCCAG ATCCTGTATGCCAACGAGGGAGAGTGCAGGAAAGACGCGGACATAGTGGACGCCATCCCTCAGGGCGACAAAACCAACTGTTTCCCACACAAAGGCCACGAGTTCATCCCCACGCTATATCACTTCCCCTCCAACTGCGACGGCTGCTCCAAGCCCCTGTGGCACGTCTTCAAGCCGCCTCCGGCCCTGGAGTGCCGCCGCTGCCACGAGAAGTGCCACAAGGACCACCTGGACAAAAAGGAGGATATTATGAGACCTTGCAAAG TAAACTACGACGTGACCTCTGCCCGGGACTTGCTCCTGCTGGCCCTGACCCAAGAAGAGCAGAAGAAATGGATCGGCCATCTTGGAAAAAAGATTCCCAAAACCCCACCACCCTTCACTAGAGCCTCTCCTCGTTCCATGTCCTCTCGCTCTGGACCCAACCAGTCCTTCCGCAAGAACCCCAAAGGCAATACAGGAAAGCTGAG CAGAGCGCAGTCCAGCCTCCAAGCAGCAGACACAACATCCAGCACATGTTGA